The following is a genomic window from Nguyenibacter vanlangensis.
CATCTGGGCGGGCGCATGACCCTGCCGCGCTCGCGCGCCGTCCGGCTGCACGACGATCCGGCGGGCCTGCCGCTGCGCGACGAATACCGGCGCGGCTTCATCTATTCCGACGGATGGGTGCAGGACAGCCGACTGGTGGTGCTGAATGCGATGGATGCGCGCGCCCGTGGCGCGGAGATCCGCACGCGCACCACCCTGGTCAGGGCCCGCCGCGCCGGCACGGTGTGGGAGGCCGAGCTGGCCGACGCGCGGGGCGGGCCGGTCCGCACGGTGCGCGCGCGTGCCCTGGTCAACGCCGCCGGGCCCTGGGTCGACCGCGTGTTGCGCGACCGGCTGGGCGTCGCGACCACCAAGCATGTGCGCATGGTCAAGGGCAGCCATATCGTGGTGCCGCGCCAGTTCGACGGAGAACAGGCCTATATCCTGCAGAATCCCGACCGGCGCATCGTCTTCGTCATCCCGTACGAGCAGGATTTCACCCTGATCGGCACCACGGACGTGCCCTGGACGTCCGATCCGGGCCAGGTCGAGATCTCGCCCGAGGAAATCCGCTATCTGTGCGACAGCGTGAACCGCTATTTCCACAAGCCGATCGCGCCGTCCGATGTCGTCTGGTCCTATGCGGGCGTCCGGCCGCTCTATGACGACGCGGCGCAGAATGCGTCGGCGGTCACGCGCGACTATGTGCTGGATGTCGACGTCCCGGACGATGCTTCAGGCGCCACTCCGGGCGGCGCCCCCCTGCTGTCGATCTTCGGCGGCAAGATCACGACCTATCGCCGCCTGGCCGAACACGCGCTGGAAAAGCTGGCGCCGTACCTGCCCGTGGTGACGGGCGCGGGGTGGACGGCCGATCAGCCGCTGCCGGGGGGCGATCTGGGGCCGGGCGGTTTCGATGCTGTATTGGAGCGACTGCGCGCCGACGCGCCCTTCCTGCCGGAACGGACGGCCTGGCGGCTGGCGCGCAATTACGGCACGCGTGCCTGGGCCATCATCGGCGACGCGCGCCAGATGGCCGATCTGGGCGAGGAATTCGGCGCCGGACTGACGGCGCGCGAGGTGGATTATCTGCTCCGCGAGGAATGGGCGGAGACGGCCGACGACATCCTGTGGCGCCGCTCGCGCCTGGGCCTGCATGTCGGCCGCGACGACGCCGCCCGGCTGGAGCGATATGTGAACGCGCGCCGGACCGGCGCGCCAGGACCGTCCGGACAGGCGCCGATCGCGATGGCAAGCTGAACGCCCCGCGGCGCGCTGCCGCCCGAACGCGACATTTCCCCGACAACAACGGAAAAGAAGCGGGAACATGTTCAAGGACAGGCAATTCGTCGGAGAGCTGATCTCCGAATTCATCGCGGTCTTCATCATCGTCCTGATCGGTGATGCCGTGGCGGGAATGTATTTCCTCTACGATCCCAGTCCCTATCGCACCGCCTATTGGGGCGT
Proteins encoded in this region:
- the glpD gene encoding glycerol-3-phosphate dehydrogenase, which translates into the protein MGSDTGTIIAADTVSADTALYDLLIVGGGINGAGIARDAAGRGASVLLVEQHDLANHTSSASTKLIHGGLRYLEYYEFRLVREALMERERLLRIAPHIIWPLSFVLPHSRLVRPAWMLRLGLFLYDHLGGHLGGRMTLPRSRAVRLHDDPAGLPLRDEYRRGFIYSDGWVQDSRLVVLNAMDARARGAEIRTRTTLVRARRAGTVWEAELADARGGPVRTVRARALVNAAGPWVDRVLRDRLGVATTKHVRMVKGSHIVVPRQFDGEQAYILQNPDRRIVFVIPYEQDFTLIGTTDVPWTSDPGQVEISPEEIRYLCDSVNRYFHKPIAPSDVVWSYAGVRPLYDDAAQNASAVTRDYVLDVDVPDDASGATPGGAPLLSIFGGKITTYRRLAEHALEKLAPYLPVVTGAGWTADQPLPGGDLGPGGFDAVLERLRADAPFLPERTAWRLARNYGTRAWAIIGDARQMADLGEEFGAGLTAREVDYLLREEWAETADDILWRRSRLGLHVGRDDAARLERYVNARRTGAPGPSGQAPIAMAS